From Procambarus clarkii isolate CNS0578487 chromosome 65, FALCON_Pclarkii_2.0, whole genome shotgun sequence, one genomic window encodes:
- the LOC138355003 gene encoding mucin-7-like, which produces MADTMTVQTMDTSEYNKCIVSSPFFLHNTPQSSETSLQPPQPPETSLQPPQPPETSLQPPQPPETSLQPPQPPETSLQPPQPPETSLQPPQPPETSLQPPQPPETSLQPPQPPETSLQPPQPPETSLQPPQPPETSLQPPQPPETSLQPPQPPETSLQPPQPPETSLQPPQPPETSLQPPQPPETSLQGSW; this is translated from the exons ATGGCGGACACTATGACTGTCCAGACTATGGATACTTCCG AATATAACAAATGTATTGTTTCCTCCCCCTTTTTCCTTCATAATACCCCACAATCATCCGAAACATCACtgcagccaccacagccacccgaAACATCACtgcagccaccacaaccacccgagACATCACtgcagccaccacaaccacccgagACATCACtgcagccaccacaaccaccagagaCATCACtgcagccaccacaaccaccagagaCATCACtgcagccaccacaaccaccagagaCATCACtgcagccaccacaaccaccagagaCATCACtgcagccaccacaaccaccagagaCATCACtgcagccaccacaaccaccagagaCATCACtgcagccaccacaaccaccagagaCATCACtgcagccaccacaaccaccagagaCATCACtgcagccaccacaaccaccagagaCATCACtgcagccaccacaaccaccagagaCATCACtgcagccaccacaaccaccagagaCATCACtgcagccaccacaaccaccagagaCATCACTGCAGGGGTCTTGGTGA